A single genomic interval of Eurosta solidaginis isolate ZX-2024a chromosome 3, ASM4086904v1, whole genome shotgun sequence harbors:
- the pio gene encoding uncharacterized protein pio, producing MKPFTHIFYAALQIITIATLVSHGAQIPTATKEALAELEGSESFESSPTTKPSIEPTVRIKCLSGSMLITIKDAPLNHETGLFSGMIYPKGLSKNSTCLTEYREHEGPLRYKLPLRSCNTMPQETDDGGIEFFNTIVLQPHLKLITDAGRGYHVRCSYRSRDAATSTTKRKHTQRRKASSGKNAQKPEAYRSVEAAAVGLGGDRRDYGRSLDKHHANGDEFEQDDVFNDDNVDVGNDESINEIPMPGCHMKIYNSEHKIADDVKIGDPLTIVISIDKQELYGLHVTDCIVRDGLGWGEQRLLGDDGCPMDNEIMGQFNYTNDHLAANVTFPAHKFPYTTSVYYQCNVHLCALQDPECQAPPMCSGKRPKRQTNNDNKDEDGQPATIEVYSGLYVNENVDVSEGDDDAVLKERTLEDALCVSQRTFAIAIAVAGLILMLAVVAAVLCIMARRSTKSVSHSGSSIYSGPYTNTAFSHSS from the exons AGGAAGCATTAGCGGAACTAGAAGGTAGCGAATCCTTCGAATCCTCTCCTACGACAAAACCAAGCATTGAACCCACAGTGCGGATAAAATGTTTGAGTGGTTCCATGTTAATAACCATCAAAGATGCACCATTAAATCATGAGACTGGTCTTTTTAGTGGAATGATTTATCCAAAAGGATTATCAAAGAATTCCACATGCCTCACCGAATATAG ggAGCATGAAGGGCCACTGAGATATAAACTGCCGCTGCGGAGTTGCAATACAATGCCACAAGAAACG GATGATGGCGGCATCGAGTTCTTCAATACAATTGTCCTGCAGCCACATCTAAAATTAATTACAGATGCCGGACGTGGCTATCATGTACGCTGTTCATATAGGAGCCGCGATGCGGCGACTAGTACAACAAAGAGGAAGCACACGCAACGCCGCAAAGCAAGCAGTGGCAAAAATGCGCAAAAGCCTGAAGCCTATCGTAGCGTTGAAGCAGCAGCTGTGGGGTTGGGTGGTGATCGGCGTGATTATGGACGTTCATTGGATAAACATCACGCCAATGGCGATGAATTTGAACAGGATGATGTGTTCAATGACGATAATGTAGATGTGGGCAATGATGAGAGCATTAATGAAATCCCAATGCCTGGTTGCCATATGAAAATCTACAATTCAGAGCATAAAATTGCTGATGATGTGAAAATTGGTGATCCGCTAACGATTGTCATCAGCATAGACAAACAGGAGTTGTATGGGCTACATGTGACCGATTGCATTGTGCGTGACGGTTTAGGTTGGGGTGAACAACGACTGTTGGGCGATGACGG CTGCCCTATGGATAACGAAATTATGGGACAGTTCAACTATACCAACGATCATTTAGCTGCCAATGTTACATTCCCGGCGCACAAATTCCCTTACACCACATCCGTCTACTATCAATGCAATGTGCATTTATGCGCTTTACAGGATCCTGAATGCCAAGCG CCTCCTATGTGCAGCGGCAAACGACCTAAACGACAAACTAACAACGATAACAAAGACGAAGACGGCCAACCGGCCACCATCGAAGTTTACTCTGGTCTATATGTAAACGAAAATGTGGATGTGTCCGAAGGCGATGATGATGCAGTGCTTAAGGAGCGG ACACTTGAAGATGCTTTGTGCGTGTCACAGCGCACCTTTGCCATTGCCATAGCAGTCGCCGGTCTCATATTGATGTTGGCCGTCGTTGCCGCCGTTCTATGCATTATGGCCCGAAGGAGTACAAAGAGTGTGTCACATTCGGGCAGCTCCATTTATAGCGGACCCTACACGAACACAGCGTTCTCTCATAGCAGTTAA